The following is a genomic window from Brevibacterium limosum.
CCCGCAACCTGGCCGAGGCGGGCAGCGATGACATCGTCGGCCGTGCGGCGGACGCTGACGGGGAAGCAGGCGGGGCGAATGCAGAGCCGATCTGGGCGACGAAAACAGCGACCAAGACGGAGGCGATCGCACGATTGCGAGATTTCGCCGAGGCGACCGTCGCCGCCGCCGTGGCCGGCGAATTCGCGGAGTTCTACACGCAGGACCGCCGGTTTCACGAGGCTCTGCTCGAGTTCGGTCTCGGCGGGCGGGCGGCATCGATCAGCCTGCGCCTGCGCGATCAGTCCCGCCTCTACCGGCAACAGGACCACATCGGGACCGTCGCAGTGGACTCGGCCGGCGAGCTGCCGAGAATCGTCGATCTCATCGAAGCGGGAGACTCCGCCGAGGCGGCCGAGCTCGTGACGTCGAACCTCTACTTCTTCAAACGGTTCCCGGCCACGACGGACGCCGAGGGCTGAGTCGTCACTGTCGAGCCTTGCACCTTTCGACAGACGCGCTGCGGCTTGAACGAGGCGATTGCGGCGCCGTTGCATCGATGCGACCTGGCGAATCGGTACACCTTTTTCTCAGCTGCACACGGAGGAACGTGAGCAGTTCAGAGAAGACAGTACCGAAATGGCCTTAGCCGCCTGCTCACGCCTACGAATCGCACCGAGAAACGACGAATCGACGCTGGGCCGCCCCGAAACGGAACGGCCCAGCTTCTTCTGCACTCGATCTGGCATCGCAGCCGATAGGTTCTCACCTCGATCAGGCAGGTGCCTTGTCGGGGTCGATGTCGACGATCGGCATGGAATCGATGTCCATGTCCGGGTTGTCGGCCTGGGTGCGAGCGAGCTCTTCGGCCTCCTCGTGGGTGTTCACCGTCGGGAATGAGCCCGGCAGCGGCCTGTGTGCCGATTCCTTCATGAGCAGCACGGCGACGAGCGCGACGACCGAGAAGAACATGATGTAGAACGCGGGCATAAACGAGTTGCCGGTGAGGTCGATGAGTGCCTGAGCGAACAGCGGCGTGGTGCCGCCGAACAGGGAGACGCCGAGGTTGAACGTCAGCCCCATCGCACCGTAGCGCGACGCGGTCGGGAACAGAGCCGGCAGCGTCGAGGCCAGGCACGCGATGTAGAACCCGGCGGGCAGGGCGACCATGAACAGGGCCACGATCACCGCCCACATCTCACCGATCTGCATGACGGCGAAAGCGGGAACGATGAGGACGATCGTCATGATCGCGGCCGCGAGGAAGACGAACTTGCGTCCCAGCCTGTCGGAGAGCCTGCCGATGAGCGGCAGGCACAGCGACATGATGACGAGGACCGGGATCGTGGCCACGGCGGCCTGGACGTTCGAGACCTTGACGGTCTCTTCCAGATAGGTGGGCATGAAGCTCGTCAGTGCGTAGCCGACCGTCTGGGAGCCGGCGACGACGGCGATGCCGATGAGGATCTCCTTCCAGAAGTGGCGGACGACGCCGATGAGACCGTGGCGGGCGTACTTGTCGTCCTTGACCTTGACGTCGCGGCCGGCTTCCTCGCTCGACTCGAAGCTCGGGGTCTCCGGGATCTTCAGACGGAACCAGATGGCGACGGCACCGAGCGGGATGGCGATGAGGAACGGGATCCTCCAGCCGCCGTCGAGCATGGCGTTCTCGCCGTTGATGGACGTGGTGACCACTGTTGTGATGGCCACGGTTCCGGCGCCGGCGGCGAAGCCGAGGTATGAGCCGACATCGAGCCAGGAGGCCCAGTAGCCGCGGGACTTGTCCGGAGCGAACTCGGAGACATACGTGGTGGCACCGGCGTACTCGCCGCCGGTGGAGAAGCCCTGGATCATCTTGAGCAGGTAGAGGGGGACGATCACCCACAGGCCGACCTGGGCTGCGGTAGGCAGGACGCCGATGAGGGCAGTGGCGGTGGCCATCGTGGCCATCGTGAAGAACAGGACCTTCTGTCGTCCGATCTTGTCGCCGAGCGGTCCGAGCACCATGCCGCCGAGCGGGCGGACGAGGAAGGACACGGCGAAGCCGAGGAGGGTCACGAGCAGACCCATCTGTCGATCCATGCCTTCGGTGAAGACCGAGGTCATCGTCACGGCCAGGTAGCCGTAGACACCGAAGTCGAACCATTCCATGAAGTTGCCGACTGTGGTGCCGCCGATGGCGGTGCGGATCGATTTTGTTTCGACGACGATGCAGTCATCGGCCTCGAACCGCTTCTGTTTCTTGATCGCACGCCGTTCCCTGCGGGTCGGCTTCTTGTCTTTCTGCGCGGGTCTGTCGTGGGCCTCTGGCATCAGTGGTTCCTCGTTTCAGCTGCTGCTGGGCAAGTTGCAGTGCCGAGTCGCCGGAATGGAGCGAACTCTGCGCGGCAGTTGCTGTCGAATTTCGACAATGCAGAACATCCTTACGTGGCGGTGAAAGCATGTCAATAAAAATTGTGACACAGTTCACGCCGAATGCACCCGCGGGCAGTTGCCTTCGTTGGAATCCGTCCAGTGGTCCAGAAGATACGCAACAAGGATATAGCCTAATTCGCAGCGTCACTTGTCCAGTGACGTTGTCGGCCGAGGGCATCGGGATCGGCCGGAGCGCTGATCGATCAGTCCCTGACGACGCGATAGGTCTCGAGGCCGGGATCGACGGCACCCCGGACGTGGCCGGAGGGGCTCGCCGCCACGGCCTGGAGGAAGCCGGTCGTCTCGGCGGTGATCTCCTCACCGGGCAGCACATTGGGGATCCCGGGCGGGTACGCAGCCAGCGAGCTCACACTCACCCGTCCGACCGCCTCGGCGGCGGTGACGAGTTCGGAACCGGCGAAATACGCCTCGCGCGGGGTCATGGCCAGTCGGCCGGCCGTGGGCAGCGGCGGGAGGGCGGCTGCCGGGCTCGTCGCCGAGGCGGAGTCTGCGGTTTCGAGGCGCAGGATCTCCAGGGCATCGATGAGGCGGCCGATGTCCGGGGACTTTCCGATGCCGATGAGTGCGACGAGGGTGGTCGCCGTCGACATCTCGGGGAAGATGTCGAACTCCTCGGCCAGGCGCTTGCGCACCGTGTGACCGTCGAGTCCGGTGGCGGTGATGTCGATGGGCAGGCGGAACGGGTCGATGTCGACGACATCGGCATGGCCGAGGAACTCGCCGGACAGCAGGTGGTAGCGGTCGGTCGCCTCGATCTGCGCGCGGATCTGACGGATGTTCTCCAGCGAATCCGTGATCGCCTCGGTCGAGGTCATGAGTTCGCGCCGGGCCAGGTCGATCGAGGCCATGAGGTGCGCGTTCTCGCTCGTCGAGGCGGTCATCATGAAGGCGCGGGCCAGCGCCGGTTCGAGACGATCGGCGAACTCGGTGTCGCCGAGGTGGAGCAGCGCGGACTGAGTGAGCGAGCCCGCGAGTTTGTGCGTGCTCATGATGACGATGTCGGCGCCCTGGGTGACGGGGGAGGCCGGCAGGTCCGGGTGGAAGCCGAAGTGCGCACCCCAGGCGGCGTCGATGATCAGTGCCGCACCCGATTCGTGAGCCGCCTCGGCGAGGGCTTCGACGTCGGCGACGGCACCGAAGTAGCTCGGGGTCACGAGGTAGACGGCGGTCACCGGCTCGGGATGGCTGCGAATGGCCCGGCGCAGGGCGTCGGGGGTGACGCCGTGGGCGATGCCGTTGACCTCGTCGACGTTGGGGTAGACGAAGCCGGGGTTGAGTCCGGCCAGCACGATGCCGTCGATGAAGCTCGAATGCGCGCTGCGCTGGGCGACGACGCCGGACCCGAGGGTGCCGACGGCCAGGGCGGCCATGCGGTTGCCCTGCGAGGAGCCGTTGGTGAGGAACCAGGTGCGGCGGGCGCCCCAGGCCTCGGCGGCCAGGCGCAGGGCTTCGTCCTTCGGGGTATCGACGCCGAGGTCGATGCCGTCGAAGAGCGGGGGGATGTCCAGGGAGAGGGTGTGCTCGCCGAAGAATTCGGCCTGACCTGCGGAGATGCCCTCAGTCGTGCCGCCGTGTCCGGGGGTGGACAGGAACAGCGAGCTGCGGTCGGCCGCGTGTGCCAGAGCTTCGGCATAGGGTGCGCGGGACTGCGTGAGGGCGGGATGCGTCGGTGACCCCGAGGAGGTGTGCGGGGCCGGGGGCATGGGGGAGTCCTGGTGCACGGTCATGCGTCCAGACTAAGGAGGCGAGCAGGTCCGAGAGAATAGCAACTTTCCTCCCTTGCTCTATAGTCAGTATTGAACTCAATGGGGGAGATCAATGGAACCTCTGGATACTCGCGGGCTCACCGCTCTGCGTGCCGTCGCCGAGAACGGATCCGTGGCCGCGGCCGCCGCGCAGCTGCAGTGGAGCCAGCCGACGGTCAACCACCATCTGCGCAATCTGGAGCGGGCACTGGGCGCCACTCTGCTCGATCGCACACCGCGCGGATCGCAGCCGACGACAGTGGGCAACCTCGTGGTGACCCGGGCTGTGGAGATCCTCGGTCTGTGTCAGCGACTCGGCGCCGAGGTGGCCCTCTGGCGGGAATCCCAGGCGGTGCCGGTGCGCATCGGAGCCGTGCCGACGGTCGGTGCCCGCGTCATCCCGCGCCTGCACGATCAGCTGCAGGTCCGCCCGAGGTGGCAGACCCGCGATGAGGCGGTCGCCGGCGACCGGACGGATGTCCTCACTGCGGCCCTGGACGTGACGATGGACGAGCACGCGAAGCTCGTCTCCCGGCTCGAATCCGGGGATCTCGACCTCGCGCTGCTCGTGTCGACCGATCTCGATCGGACGTGGATTCCGGCGACGCTCACCGCCGCCCACCTGTATTCGGAGAGGCTGTTCCTGTGCGTGCCGAAGTCCATCGGCCCGATCGGCGTGGACGACCACGGGCTGCCGGACCTCAAGGCACTCGTCTCACAGACCTGGGCGTTCAGCATCGACCCCGGTGACGCCATCGATGAGGTGGTCCGCTCCTTCTGTCTGAGCGCGGGATTCGAACCCCGGGTGGGGATGCGGATGGATGACTATGCGGCCATCAACCGGATGATCTCGGCCGGTCTGGCGGTGGCGATGATCCCCGAGTCCTCGCTGTCGACCGACCCGGACATCGAGGTCATCCCGATGCCGCTGAGCGACTGTCGCCGCGATGTGCTGCTCGTGTCGCGTGCCGCACAGCCGCCGGCGCGCACCCGCCACGATCCGATCGTGGATGCGCATAACGCCGCCATCGCCGAGGTGGTCGCCGACGTCCGCACCGTCACCCGGCAGTGGCGGTGACGCCGCGGTTTCAGAGTGGCGGTCAGAATGCGTCTCAGAGGGCGAGGAGTGCGGGCACGGTGAGCACGGCGACGTAGTAGCCCATGAACTGGACTCCCGCATGCATGCCGATGAACCGGTTGAACAGGCCGCCGACGAGTCCGACGGTGAGCGTCACACCCAGAGCCAACAGTCCGCCTTCATAGAGGCAGATGACGCAGATGAGCGCGGCGAAACCGGCGATGATCGCTTCGTGGGAGACCGACTTCATCACCCAGGTCGCCGCCCGATGGGCATTCGTCATCACGAAGGGGTAGGCGATGGCGACGGCGATGATCGCCGCGATGACGGAGAAGAGAGCGAACTCACCGGTCGTGAGCAGGTCATGGAGATTGTTCGTCGTTCCCGCTTCAGCATCGAGGGTATAGACGGGGGGAGCGTTGAACAGGGGTCCTGCGGGACCGGCCGCCATCGGTGACAGCGGCAGGCCGATCGCGATGAGCGGGATGAGAGTCTCGGCGATGTAGGTCGACTCTGTGGTTCCGTTGCGGACAGTGATGACGGTGGTGAGTCGTTCGTACCCGTTCTTGACCCGGCTTCCGACGATCTCGCCCATGAGCACAGCCATGGCGACGGGGGAGAAGACGAAGGTCGCGCTGGTGATCGCAGCTGAACCGCTGGTGTATGCCAATTGCTTTCCGGTCAGCACCTTGAAGGGGTTCGGCATCCTCGATCCCCCTGCGGGCCGGACGTCGGGGGCAAGGTTGAATTCCCGCTTGCCCGACTGCTGCATCGAGCGGCGTCCGACGGGGGAGAGTGCCGCGAACAGGTCGAAGATGAGCGGCCCGGTGGCGATGCCGAGGAAGAACGAAGTGGTGAACGTCGCTTCCTTCTGCTCCATGATGAAGGCCTGCAGGCCGACGATGAGCAGGACGAAGGGGATGAGCCCGGCGATCGCAGCGAGCTTGCCCTTCGAGGTGTAGGCGACGAGGACGGCCGCGGCGATGAAGATCCAGGGCGCGGCAGCGCCGATCGCCTCGGCGAAAGGGGTGAGGACGAGGGCGAACACGATCGACAGCGGAATGGCGATGGCCACTGAGACGACTCCACCGGAGATCGCCTTCTGCAGCGCGATATGCGGGATTCCGAGCGACCTCAGCAGCTGCGCCTCACGCAGCATCGGCACCGCTGTGGTGTCACCCGGGATTCCGAGGAGAGTCGTCGGTACGGCGTGGGAGATGTGTTTGGCGATGATCGCGGCGAGGAAGAAGGCGATCACCCCGGCAGGCGGCACACCGATGAGGATGACAAGCAGCGCCAGCGGTGCCACGATCGCCGTCTCGTCCGTGCCCGAGATCAATCCGATGCCGGTGAAGAGCACCCCGGCCAGCAGCGCCATCCCGACTGCCCACAGGATCGGTTCGATGAGTTCCGCAGTCACTGGTGCCCGCCCTTCTCTTGGGCGCGCGCCTCATGGTTGTCGACGAGGGCGTCGTAGAGACCGAGGGCTCGGACTTCGGCCTGAACCGCCGGACCGAGGTCACGGGGGTCACCGAGATCCCCGTATTCCTCGACGACCTCGTCGATGATCTCCTGGCGGCTGCGGGTGTCGGCTGCCGAGGTGGTGATCACTCTCTTGGGTTTGAACAGAAGCCCGGAGATCACGGCGCCGACGATGCAGCCGACGATGCCGACGAGGAGCGCATAGGAGTGACCCAGCGCTTCGTCTCCTCCGGCGGCGAAGAGATGATCGGCGATGAGATAGGCCGGGACTGCTGTCCCGACGGCTATGGCGATACCGCCGATGAGATGTCTGGGGTCGACGGTGTCATTCCACACCTCGAGCAATTGCGGCATCATTGCCTGCCTTCTGTAGGCCGACGGCTGTCGGGAACGTGAACGATGGAACTACCGGCCGAGGACGGCCGAGGATGTTGCGGATGGAAGCGGAATGCCGAGCTGCTCGCCCAGCCACTGGCTGACCGTCGCCACGGCGTCGATGTCGACGCCGGTCGAGATGCCCAGACCCTGGAGCATCCAGAGAAGATCCTCGGTCGCCAGGTTTCCGGAGGCGGTGCGGGCGAAGGGGCAGCCACCGATCCCTCCTGCCGATGCGTCGAACTGACTGACACCTGCTTGAAGCGCGGAGTAGACATTCGCAAGCGCCTGGCCATAGGTGTTGTGGGTGTGCAGGGCGATCCGATCGATCGGAATCCCGGCGCCGACCAGGCTATCAAGAACAGCGGTCACATGACCGGGAGTCGCGGTTCCGATGGTATCGCCGAGCGAGATCGTCAGGCAGCCCGCATCGACGAGGCGACGCGCAGCTGTCGCGACGCGTTCAGGATCGACCGCGCCTTCCCAGGGGTCCCCGAAGACCATTGACAGATAGCCGCGCACCCGCAGGCCCGCCGCAGTCGCCGCTCGTGCCACCTCGAGGCTGCGATCGGTGGTGTGATTGAGGGAACCGCCGAGGTTGGCCTGCGAGAATGATTCGGTGACGCTGATGAAGACCGAAGCATCCTTCGTTCCCGCTGCGACGGCATCATCGAGACCCCTCCGGTTCGGGACGAGGACGGAAAACGCGAGATCGGAGTCCAGGTCGAGCCCTGCAAGCACCGATCGGGTGTCGGCCATCTGGGGAACGGCCCGCGGAGAGACGAAGCTTCCGGCTTCGATGGTCTTCAGGCCGGCATCGGAGAGCCGCCGGATCAGTTCGAGCCGGGTTGAGACAGGAAGCGTGCGTGCTTGCGACTGCAGACCATCTCGAGCGCTGACTTCGCAGACACTGACCGCGGTCGGCAGGTCCGACGGCGCGAACTGCTGTGGAAGCTGTGCCGTCATCGCGACCCAGCGGAGCGGAGTTCGTCGAGGATGGACTGGACTCTGTCGAACCGGAAGGCCTTCTCTTCGATCAGGCGGTCCACGATGATCGTGGTCTCCTCGGCGTTCGCTCCGGCAGAGGCAGCGAGGTTCTTCGCATGCAGTGACATGTGTCCGCGCTGCACGCCCTCGGTGGCGAGAACTCGCAGTGCCGCGAGGTTCTGCGCCAAGCCGGCGGCGACGATCATCTCGGCGAGATCCTGTGCGCTCGCCACCTCGGCGATCTGCAGAGCTGCGCGCGCGGCGGGATGGACCTTGGTGGCGCCTCCGACGAGGCCGACCGGCATGGGCATCTCGAGGGTGCCGACCAGGTCGCCGTCGGCATTCCTCTCAAACGTCGAAAGCGAAGAGTAGCGGCCGTCGACGAGCGCATGGGAGTGCGCTCCGGCCTCGACCGCGCGGGTGTCGTTCCCGGTGGCGAGGACGACTGCGGAGATGCCGTTCATGATGCCCTTGTTGTGAGTGGCCGCTCGATAGGGATCGGCCGCGGCGAGTCCGTAGGCATGGAGGATGTTGTCGATGACCTCGTCTCCGCCGAGCAGTTCCCGGTCGAAGACTGCCCGTGCCCGAGACAGTCGACGGTCCGCCTTGTTGGTGAGGATGCGCAGGAGTGCGTCGCCTCCGGCGATGGCTGCCACGGTCCCGGAGACCGCCTCAGCCATCGTGTTGACCGCATTCGCCCCCATCGCGTCTCGGACATCGACAAGGAGGTGGACGAGAACATACGTCATCGTCCGCGCCTCGACGAGGCGGACCTCGATGCTCTTGACTCCGCCGCCGACCTCGACGAGCTTGGGGTCCTGCGCATTGGCCAGGTCGATGATCTCTGCTTGGCGTTCGAGAATCCGTGTGCGCGCGGCCTGCGGGTCCGCCACGTTGATGAGCTGGATCTGCGCCTGCATGACGGGCTCGGTCGAGCTTGTGAAGAAGCCGCCGTGCGGACGTGCCATCCGTGCTGCATTGCTGGCGGCGGCGATGACCGAGGCCTCTTCGGTCGCCATGGGTACGAGCACGTCGGTGCCGTTGATCGTGAAGTTGGTGGCTGCGCCGAGAGGAAGCGAGAACACGCCGAAGATGTTCTCGCTGAGGTTGGCGGCGTCTTCGGGACCGAAAGCGTCCGCATCGAGCTGGCTGAACAGTTCGGCGTCGAGCCCGGTCGAGGCTGCCACGGCTTTCCTGCGATCGTCGACCGACATGTTTCGGAAGTCGGCAATTCGGCTGTTCTCTGCCATCGTGTATCTCCAGTCAGGTCGTCTTCGGCCGACATCGGCCGTCGGTCGGAGTTCCTCCGCAGAGGTCAGTCAAACAATGCACGCGCGAATCTTCCATGTCCTTTTCGGACGTGAATGTCGCACAGCTATGGCTGTTCCAGACATAACGGTCTAGAGAGATGACTTCAGCTTGTCCAAGCGGAGCGCGACCTGGAGGCGGAACGCCCGCTCCGGTGCCCTCCACTCCTGACCGAGCACGAGATCGGCTCGCTCCAACCGCTGCTTGACGGTGTTGACATGCACTGACATCTGAGTCGCGGTTCTGCGGATGTTCATGCCGGACTCGAAATACTCTCGCAGCGTCGAGAGCAGCTCGGCCGAGTGGGTTCGGTCCCATCGGCGCAGCGGCTCGAGCATCCGTTGCATGAAACTCTCCGCCTGCTCCGGCACGGTGCCGAACATTGCGGTGTAAGGCGCGAAGTCCTCCGTGGGAAAGATCCCTTCGCTGATGCCGAGGGAATTGAGGATGCGGATGCACGACCACATTTCGTCCTCGGCAGTGCGCAGCTGCTTCCGGTCGTAGTCGGTGTCGGAGATGATCACCAGCGAACTGTCGAGGGCGCCCGACTCTTCGAACAGCGTGTCCAAGGTGGGCCTGTCGCGGATCACGGTGCTGGGGAGGAGCACCGTGATCCCGGGGGACCGCTGCGTCATGAGAATTCGCGGCTCGACGCGGACCAGGCGAGCGCCGATGCGGTCATCGTTTTCGATGTCGCCCTGAATCGTCATCAGTCTCCACGGGCCGGAGAGACTGAAGCTGCCGGTTCGGGAGCGGGCCTCGAGCTCACTGAGATCACGTGTGCCGGCAATGATGTCGACTGCGAGTTCTCCACGGACTCGGTTCTCGGCATCGGCCCGGGCCTGTTCATTCATTCGGATGAGCGCGAGCGTCTGCGCCGCCTGGGCGACGATGTTCGCGTCGCCGTCCGCCGGTTCGTGGTTGAAACGGACGAACAGTCCGCTGTGCTGTCGGCGGTGGGACGCCACTGAGGCGACGTACAGGTGCTGTGCACCAGCGACCTGTGCGCTTCGGCCCGTCGCCCGGCTGCGACTCAGCGCCGTTCGGACGTCGGCATTGTTCACCGTTATGCCGTCGAAGAACGTCTCATCGGCGAGGAAGCTCGGAGAGCCGAGGCGTCCGCTGTCGACGACGATCACGTCGGCCTCGAGCAATTCGGAGATGGCGTCGAGAACTGCCGGGACTCCCCGTCCCTGCAGGACAAGCTGCGTCAGCTGCTCCTCGACTTCGACAAGCCGTCGGAGGGTGCTGGCCTGCGCGGCTGCTGTCTCCTCGGCGTCCGCGGAGGCCTGGGCCGCCTCTGCGAGGTCTCCCATCAGCTGCGCCGTCTTCAGTACCACGGAAGCGTGGTCCGCGAGAGCCGACAGCAGGGTGATCTCGTCGGCGGTGAAGTCATGTGGGTAGCGGTTGGCCGCGAAGAGGGCGCCGAGGACTTCGCCGTCGACGACCATCGGCACTCCGAGGAGCGATTCCATGCGCTCGGCCTTCACCGCGGAGTCGACGCGTCTTTCGTGAGGCAGTCGGGTCAGATCGTAGTTCGACGTCCACTGTGCGGCGCGATCGCGCACGACCTGTCCTG
Proteins encoded in this region:
- a CDS encoding GntR family transcriptional regulator, with product MERVRPQAESLREQALGIIRDAITAGELAEDRIYSAAGLAKQLGISLSPVREAMMALVTEGTVEAVPNRGFRLVTITEADLEEIIAIRVLLAVPAARNLAEAGSDDIVGRAADADGEAGGANAEPIWATKTATKTEAIARLRDFAEATVAAAVAGEFAEFYTQDRRFHEALLEFGLGGRAASISLRLRDQSRLYRQQDHIGTVAVDSAGELPRIVDLIEAGDSAEAAELVTSNLYFFKRFPATTDAEG
- a CDS encoding MFS transporter, whose amino-acid sequence is MPEAHDRPAQKDKKPTRRERRAIKKQKRFEADDCIVVETKSIRTAIGGTTVGNFMEWFDFGVYGYLAVTMTSVFTEGMDRQMGLLVTLLGFAVSFLVRPLGGMVLGPLGDKIGRQKVLFFTMATMATATALIGVLPTAAQVGLWVIVPLYLLKMIQGFSTGGEYAGATTYVSEFAPDKSRGYWASWLDVGSYLGFAAGAGTVAITTVVTTSINGENAMLDGGWRIPFLIAIPLGAVAIWFRLKIPETPSFESSEEAGRDVKVKDDKYARHGLIGVVRHFWKEILIGIAVVAGSQTVGYALTSFMPTYLEETVKVSNVQAAVATIPVLVIMSLCLPLIGRLSDRLGRKFVFLAAAIMTIVLIVPAFAVMQIGEMWAVIVALFMVALPAGFYIACLASTLPALFPTASRYGAMGLTFNLGVSLFGGTTPLFAQALIDLTGNSFMPAFYIMFFSVVALVAVLLMKESAHRPLPGSFPTVNTHEEAEELARTQADNPDMDIDSMPIVDIDPDKAPA
- a CDS encoding aminotransferase class I/II-fold pyridoxal phosphate-dependent enzyme, with amino-acid sequence MTVHQDSPMPPAPHTSSGSPTHPALTQSRAPYAEALAHAADRSSLFLSTPGHGGTTEGISAGQAEFFGEHTLSLDIPPLFDGIDLGVDTPKDEALRLAAEAWGARRTWFLTNGSSQGNRMAALAVGTLGSGVVAQRSAHSSFIDGIVLAGLNPGFVYPNVDEVNGIAHGVTPDALRRAIRSHPEPVTAVYLVTPSYFGAVADVEALAEAAHESGAALIIDAAWGAHFGFHPDLPASPVTQGADIVIMSTHKLAGSLTQSALLHLGDTEFADRLEPALARAFMMTASTSENAHLMASIDLARRELMTSTEAITDSLENIRQIRAQIEATDRYHLLSGEFLGHADVVDIDPFRLPIDITATGLDGHTVRKRLAEEFDIFPEMSTATTLVALIGIGKSPDIGRLIDALEILRLETADSASATSPAAALPPLPTAGRLAMTPREAYFAGSELVTAAEAVGRVSVSSLAAYPPGIPNVLPGEEITAETTGFLQAVAASPSGHVRGAVDPGLETYRVVRD
- a CDS encoding LysR family transcriptional regulator, producing the protein MEPLDTRGLTALRAVAENGSVAAAAAQLQWSQPTVNHHLRNLERALGATLLDRTPRGSQPTTVGNLVVTRAVEILGLCQRLGAEVALWRESQAVPVRIGAVPTVGARVIPRLHDQLQVRPRWQTRDEAVAGDRTDVLTAALDVTMDEHAKLVSRLESGDLDLALLVSTDLDRTWIPATLTAAHLYSERLFLCVPKSIGPIGVDDHGLPDLKALVSQTWAFSIDPGDAIDEVVRSFCLSAGFEPRVGMRMDDYAAINRMISAGLAVAMIPESSLSTDPDIEVIPMPLSDCRRDVLLVSRAAQPPARTRHDPIVDAHNAAIAEVVADVRTVTRQWR
- a CDS encoding tripartite tricarboxylate transporter permease, whose protein sequence is MTAELIEPILWAVGMALLAGVLFTGIGLISGTDETAIVAPLALLVILIGVPPAGVIAFFLAAIIAKHISHAVPTTLLGIPGDTTAVPMLREAQLLRSLGIPHIALQKAISGGVVSVAIAIPLSIVFALVLTPFAEAIGAAAPWIFIAAAVLVAYTSKGKLAAIAGLIPFVLLIVGLQAFIMEQKEATFTTSFFLGIATGPLIFDLFAALSPVGRRSMQQSGKREFNLAPDVRPAGGSRMPNPFKVLTGKQLAYTSGSAAITSATFVFSPVAMAVLMGEIVGSRVKNGYERLTTVITVRNGTTESTYIAETLIPLIAIGLPLSPMAAGPAGPLFNAPPVYTLDAEAGTTNNLHDLLTTGEFALFSVIAAIIAVAIAYPFVMTNAHRAATWVMKSVSHEAIIAGFAALICVICLYEGGLLALGVTLTVGLVGGLFNRFIGMHAGVQFMGYYVAVLTVPALLAL
- a CDS encoding hydroxymethylglutaryl-CoA lyase — encoded protein: MTAQLPQQFAPSDLPTAVSVCEVSARDGLQSQARTLPVSTRLELIRRLSDAGLKTIEAGSFVSPRAVPQMADTRSVLAGLDLDSDLAFSVLVPNRRGLDDAVAAGTKDASVFISVTESFSQANLGGSLNHTTDRSLEVARAATAAGLRVRGYLSMVFGDPWEGAVDPERVATAARRLVDAGCLTISLGDTIGTATPGHVTAVLDSLVGAGIPIDRIALHTHNTYGQALANVYSALQAGVSQFDASAGGIGGCPFARTASGNLATEDLLWMLQGLGISTGVDIDAVATVSQWLGEQLGIPLPSATSSAVLGR
- a CDS encoding hydroxymethylglutaryl-CoA reductase, degradative, coding for MAENSRIADFRNMSVDDRRKAVAASTGLDAELFSQLDADAFGPEDAANLSENIFGVFSLPLGAATNFTINGTDVLVPMATEEASVIAAASNAARMARPHGGFFTSSTEPVMQAQIQLINVADPQAARTRILERQAEIIDLANAQDPKLVEVGGGVKSIEVRLVEARTMTYVLVHLLVDVRDAMGANAVNTMAEAVSGTVAAIAGGDALLRILTNKADRRLSRARAVFDRELLGGDEVIDNILHAYGLAAADPYRAATHNKGIMNGISAVVLATGNDTRAVEAGAHSHALVDGRYSSLSTFERNADGDLVGTLEMPMPVGLVGGATKVHPAARAALQIAEVASAQDLAEMIVAAGLAQNLAALRVLATEGVQRGHMSLHAKNLAASAGANAEETTIIVDRLIEEKAFRFDRVQSILDELRSAGSR
- a CDS encoding helix-turn-helix domain-containing protein; this translates as MTEIDDESGTVSAAAVAEIVRALSRGVDLDRAALARGLEHHPDLIDSFSDLSATMTRWKQKDHERSALLESASELIRVRDTEKLLQKLVNRARTLIGCDIAYLSQYYPETDDLRVQASRGAISANLNELRVPPGVGLAGQVVRDRAAQWTSNYDLTRLPHERRVDSAVKAERMESLLGVPMVVDGEVLGALFAANRYPHDFTADEITLLSALADHASVVLKTAQLMGDLAEAAQASADAEETAAAQASTLRRLVEVEEQLTQLVLQGRGVPAVLDAISELLEADVIVVDSGRLGSPSFLADETFFDGITVNNADVRTALSRSRATGRSAQVAGAQHLYVASVASHRRQHSGLFVRFNHEPADGDANIVAQAAQTLALIRMNEQARADAENRVRGELAVDIIAGTRDLSELEARSRTGSFSLSGPWRLMTIQGDIENDDRIGARLVRVEPRILMTQRSPGITVLLPSTVIRDRPTLDTLFEESGALDSSLVIISDTDYDRKQLRTAEDEMWSCIRILNSLGISEGIFPTEDFAPYTAMFGTVPEQAESFMQRMLEPLRRWDRTHSAELLSTLREYFESGMNIRRTATQMSVHVNTVKQRLERADLVLGQEWRAPERAFRLQVALRLDKLKSSL